The sequence ATTCATCTGCCTTCCCGGTAATATGACTTAGGCAATGCTTGATCCTATCATTCATGACATCCTGTGATAACAATCTTCAAGAATTAGAATTTTAACCTACAAGCTTTCTACAGAAGAATTTCAATGAGAACATTTTTAGTTGTGTTTATCAAACTTCTAGGATTAAAATTTCAACCAAACAGCTTTAGTACAAAAGGATGTCAATGCAAAAACATCTTACCATCACAGTCTCCCCATGAAACAAAAGTTTGCTAGTTACTTGAGCAATATATAAGTTTTGAGATTTAAATAAGATGCTGTAAAGCCATTGTCGCAAGAGAAAGCAGAACGATAACTCAGATGGAACGAAGCATTCTTTAAAAAAGGAATTCTAATACAAGTACCAGTAGCctaggaaagaaaaagaaactgCAAACCAATTAAAATAACACCACCCCTACTTAAGCATGAACTGCTGTAGAGCCGGTGACTTAAGAAAGAGGAGAGTTTGAGCAATCATAACAGAAAGTGATGGTTGATCTCACCGGCTTGAATGCAAACTATGGGTTAGGAATAAGGTAAGGTTTCAATATTGTTGGATGTCATATGTACATGAAAAAAACAAATAGTGAAAAAAGTAAAGCTAGAGGAAAAAAGCCTTACAACAAGTAATTCATGAAGGCCAAGAGGTGCGGTAACAACATATGATACTCCTGGATGCTCCTTTGCAGCTTCGGCCGTTAAAGAAGGAATATCCTGAAAGAGAAAGGTCATAAGCCTTTGCATCAAGATCCTTGTCTTTAACTCTAATATCGGGTCAAGACCTTGCCCTATACATCATCGGCAAATTCTACATCAGCTGGCACAACTTCAACGTCAGACTACATGAAATGAAAGATACCTGGTTCCAATGTCGTCCAGGAGAAAGGAAAAACGGGCTTACAATAACTCGTTGTGCTCCTTGTTGAACGCATGAACTAAATGCGTCCTTGATAGATGGTTCTGCCAGCTCCTAATTGTCATAAAAGAGATTCAGATTAAAAATGAAAGTTCAAAATTTTTGAGAAGATTAAAAAAGACAATAGAGAGATTAAGGATGTGCTTGGAACTAGATATTCTTACAGATAGGGAAATAAATCTAT comes from Capsicum annuum cultivar UCD-10X-F1 chromosome 2, UCD10Xv1.1, whole genome shotgun sequence and encodes:
- the LOC107860669 gene encoding sirohydrochlorin ferrochelatase, chloroplastic isoform X3 — translated: MDLLSLRSHLSLRREGLNGIEERDGVIIVDHGSRRKESNLMLNEFVAMFRERNKYPIVEPAHMELAEPSIKDAFSSCVQQGAQRVIVSPFFLSPGRHWNQDIPSLTAEAAKEHPGVSYVVTAPLGLHELLVDVMNDRIKHCLSHITGKADECSVCAGTGKCQLRQ